The Litchfieldia alkalitelluris genome has a window encoding:
- a CDS encoding nucleotidyltransferase domain-containing protein yields the protein MRRKIINAIQHLESEYKVEVIFASESGSRAYGTDTANSDHDIRFIYVNSLRNYLNVVKSSDSIVEKYDVELELHGWDLLKVGPLLIKSNPSLYEALFSPEIYFEKVKGIDQFRHLAREFYSRKTLFIHYRKILKSNLKSIKVIREKETVSYTDLKTIIQAIRALLAAQFILKYQLLPPVVLSELIELTSNTESQKALYMMVVRKKQAGIDNPKSIIMEHEVNEIYRFLSQEHELLHEKELLLPESKINKQDVNHIVWDILGI from the coding sequence GTGAGACGTAAAATAATAAACGCAATTCAACACTTAGAAAGTGAATATAAGGTAGAGGTAATTTTTGCTTCTGAGTCAGGCAGCAGAGCGTATGGAACAGATACGGCAAACTCTGATCATGATATTAGGTTCATCTATGTAAATAGCTTAAGAAATTATCTTAATGTCGTAAAATCAAGTGATTCAATTGTGGAAAAATACGATGTTGAACTTGAACTTCATGGTTGGGACTTATTAAAGGTCGGACCACTGCTTATTAAATCTAATCCATCCTTATATGAAGCTCTCTTTTCGCCTGAAATTTATTTCGAGAAAGTAAAGGGAATAGACCAATTTCGTCATTTAGCGAGAGAATTCTATTCTCGCAAGACATTATTTATCCACTATAGAAAAATTTTAAAATCAAATTTAAAATCTATAAAAGTAATAAGGGAAAAGGAGACCGTCTCCTATACCGATTTAAAAACAATCATCCAGGCTATAAGAGCCTTACTAGCTGCTCAATTTATCTTAAAATATCAGTTACTACCACCAGTTGTTTTATCAGAATTAATTGAATTAACATCAAATACTGAATCACAAAAGGCTTTATATATGATGGTAGTTCGAAAAAAACAGGCTGGCATTGATAATCCAAAATCAATTATAATGGAACACGAGGTAAATGAGATATATCGTTTTTTAAGCCAAGAGCATGAGTTGCTTCATGAGAAGGAATTGCTTTTACCAGAATCAAAAATAAATAAGCAAGATGTAAATCATATAGTATGGGATATTTTAGGAATCTGA
- a CDS encoding DUF2533 family protein, protein MSNVHEAISKHSQKQHEIVKTFLGLEQQRESFIAEAVALAKENKDFSVEGINRVTAEINRLAKNGIAPTRKLVTKEMVIEYAHRKTT, encoded by the coding sequence ATGAGTAACGTACACGAAGCTATATCAAAACATTCACAAAAACAACATGAGATTGTTAAAACTTTTCTTGGACTTGAGCAACAAAGGGAAAGTTTTATTGCTGAGGCTGTAGCTTTAGCTAAAGAAAACAAAGATTTCTCCGTAGAAGGAATAAACCGTGTTACAGCCGAAATTAATCGATTGGCTAAAAACGGGATCGCTCCAACAAGAAAGCTTGTAACAAAGGAAATGGTCATTGAATACGCACATCGAAAAACAACCTAA
- a CDS encoding sulfurtransferase — MSENIVSVSWLNENISSENIKVIDCRFHLTDPVQGFNDYLEGHIPGALYFDLNKDLSSEVKEHGGRHPLPNIQDFSEKLGAAGITFETTVIAYDDQAGAFASRLWWLLRFIGHKKVFVLDEGYSAWINSGLPITKEIPQFQKLEYIPNQQQHFVANVEDVKQSIQQNKGYIIDSREAIRYKGIEEPIDNKAGHIPGAINHFWKDVLDNQKWKNKQQLEDLFTDLDKDKEVVVYCGSGVTACPNVLALNELGFKNVQLYPGSWSDWITYPENPIRTMK; from the coding sequence ATGTCGGAAAATATTGTTAGTGTTTCTTGGTTAAACGAAAATATCTCTTCTGAGAATATAAAGGTAATTGATTGTCGTTTTCATTTAACGGACCCAGTTCAAGGATTTAACGATTACCTTGAAGGACATATACCAGGTGCACTGTATTTTGATTTGAACAAGGATTTATCCAGTGAAGTTAAAGAACACGGTGGAAGACATCCTCTCCCTAATATCCAAGATTTTTCTGAAAAACTAGGCGCTGCTGGAATTACTTTTGAAACAACTGTAATAGCTTATGATGATCAAGCCGGTGCCTTTGCCTCGAGATTATGGTGGCTTCTTCGTTTCATAGGCCATAAAAAGGTTTTTGTGTTAGACGAGGGATATTCAGCTTGGATCAATAGTGGATTACCGATAACAAAAGAAATTCCACAATTTCAAAAGCTAGAATATATTCCTAATCAACAACAACATTTCGTTGCAAATGTAGAGGATGTAAAACAGAGCATACAGCAGAATAAGGGGTACATAATAGACTCTAGAGAAGCTATAAGATACAAAGGTATTGAAGAGCCTATTGATAACAAGGCTGGCCATATTCCAGGAGCAATTAATCATTTTTGGAAAGATGTTTTAGATAATCAAAAATGGAAGAATAAGCAGCAACTTGAGGATTTGTTTACAGATCTTGATAAGGACAAAGAGGTTGTTGTCTACTGCGGATCTGGCGTTACAGCTTGTCCCAATGTACTTGCTTTAAATGAATTAGGATTTAAGAATGTACAGCTTTACCCAGGTAGTTGGAGTGATTGGATTACATATCCCGAAAACCCAATCAGAACAATGAAGTGA
- a CDS encoding 5'-3' exonuclease: MRHNVMLIDGMALLFRSFYATAMSGYFMINSKGIPTNAIHGFIKHMMTAIQTYNPSHVVCCWDMGSSTFRNELFDEYKANRGEAPIELIPQFDLVKEVVESFDIPNVGLVGYEADDCIGTLARLYSHQANVMILTGDQDILQLIDENISVLLLKKGFGNYQEYTNEIFMTEKGITPKQMIDIKALMGDSSDNYPGVRGIGEKTAMKLIQQYQSIEGILENLHSLPKGQQTKIREDLEMLHLSRKLAEIKCDVPVSCALEDALIKINSEKVRSKITELEFKGLNQYIS, translated from the coding sequence ATGAGACATAATGTAATGTTAATAGACGGTATGGCACTATTATTTCGTTCTTTTTATGCCACTGCAATGAGTGGATATTTTATGATAAATAGTAAAGGTATTCCAACAAATGCAATTCATGGCTTTATCAAACATATGATGACTGCAATACAAACCTATAATCCAAGTCATGTTGTATGCTGTTGGGATATGGGTAGTTCTACATTTCGAAATGAACTTTTTGATGAATACAAAGCTAATAGAGGAGAAGCTCCAATTGAGTTAATCCCACAATTCGATTTAGTAAAAGAAGTAGTAGAATCGTTTGATATTCCAAATGTAGGTCTAGTTGGTTATGAGGCAGATGATTGTATAGGGACGCTTGCTAGACTTTATAGTCATCAGGCAAATGTGATGATCTTAACAGGTGATCAAGATATATTACAGTTAATTGATGAAAACATTTCAGTTTTATTATTGAAAAAAGGGTTTGGAAATTACCAGGAGTACACAAATGAAATTTTTATGACCGAAAAAGGAATTACACCTAAACAAATGATCGATATAAAAGCACTAATGGGTGATAGTAGTGATAATTACCCTGGAGTTCGTGGAATAGGTGAAAAAACGGCGATGAAACTAATTCAGCAATACCAATCAATAGAGGGAATATTAGAAAACCTACATTCATTACCTAAAGGGCAGCAAACCAAAATTAGAGAGGATCTAGAGATGCTTCACCTTTCAAGGAAGCTTGCTGAAATTAAATGTGATGTGCCTGTTTCTTGTGCACTAGAAGATGCATTGATTAAAATTAACAGTGAAAAAGTCCGGTCGAAAATTACAGAACTTGAGTTTAAAGGGTTAAATCAATATATAAGCTAA
- the sspL gene encoding small, acid-soluble spore protein L: protein MAKHQGKNRGIKAPGVNPQGYGQDAELTENPKSELEQRAKKSNTKI from the coding sequence ATGGCAAAACATCAAGGTAAAAACCGTGGTATAAAGGCACCAGGTGTGAATCCACAGGGCTATGGGCAAGATGCAGAATTAACGGAGAATCCTAAAAGTGAATTGGAACAACGTGCAAAGAAAAGTAATACAAAAATATAA
- a CDS encoding divergent PAP2 family protein yields the protein MNKGIYTALATIGLAQFLKIPIKKMKTGVWDWGTFVETGGMPSSHSAGVSSLATFVALKRGLPTIDFALSTIFGLIVMYDAQGIRRQTGEITLKVNQIDEKLERLKGTEDHHFHDQKEKRLKEMLGHQPEEVLGGALFGMLTGTLGYLLTKKS from the coding sequence ATGAATAAAGGAATTTATACAGCGCTCGCTACAATCGGACTTGCCCAATTCTTGAAGATTCCAATCAAAAAAATGAAAACAGGTGTGTGGGATTGGGGTACTTTTGTGGAAACGGGCGGAATGCCAAGCTCTCATTCAGCGGGTGTGTCTTCACTTGCTACCTTTGTTGCACTAAAACGTGGCCTTCCTACCATTGATTTTGCATTATCGACCATATTTGGTCTTATTGTTATGTATGATGCACAAGGAATTCGTAGACAAACTGGAGAAATAACTTTAAAAGTTAATCAAATTGATGAGAAATTGGAAAGATTGAAAGGGACTGAAGATCATCACTTTCATGATCAAAAAGAAAAGAGACTAAAAGAAATGCTTGGTCATCAACCCGAAGAAGTATTAGGTGGGGCACTTTTTGGTATGCTTACGGGAACACTTGGATATTTATTAACCAAAAAATCATAG
- a CDS encoding DUF6123 family protein, translated as MVKSVTTVNEYLDYLTSKGFQLGEDALGFIAFGQHYTGSSDELVNTALEITLKAQKEFDGSFFVSLLEMFKENQVTKRKEGLQIAFEKGIMK; from the coding sequence TTGGTGAAATCAGTGACAACCGTGAACGAATATCTTGATTATTTAACTTCAAAGGGCTTTCAGCTTGGTGAAGATGCATTGGGATTTATTGCATTTGGACAGCATTATACAGGCTCAAGTGATGAACTTGTTAACACTGCGCTAGAAATTACTTTAAAGGCGCAAAAGGAATTTGATGGTAGCTTTTTTGTTTCTTTACTCGAGATGTTTAAAGAAAATCAAGTGACAAAAAGAAAAGAAGGACTACAAATAGCTTTTGAAAAAGGGATAATGAAATAA
- a CDS encoding DMT family transporter, protein MKKNIIADLCLLFVAFIWGSTFVIVQNAISFLEPLTFNALRFFLAGCFLLAWLLLFYRTQFRAINKKQLLSGAIMGLWLFGGYALQTFGLLYTTSSKAGFITGLSVVLVPLFAMFILKQKPKPNAILGVIVATVGLYFLTIGDSFGVNQGDLLVFFCAISFALHIIVTGKYSSFYPTLLLTVTQIFTVALLCTVSAILFEDWQVIFDRQTILQGEVVFALVITSLLATAIAFFIQTKFQKFTTPTRVALIFAMEPVFAALTGILAANEALTIIAILGCLFIFIGMLLAELPQKFLLKRKKNFEEKIEL, encoded by the coding sequence ATGAAAAAAAATATAATTGCGGATTTATGTTTATTGTTTGTAGCATTTATTTGGGGATCAACATTCGTTATTGTCCAGAATGCAATTTCTTTTTTAGAACCATTAACATTTAATGCACTAAGGTTTTTCTTAGCAGGTTGTTTTCTTCTTGCTTGGCTGCTACTATTTTACCGTACTCAATTTAGGGCGATAAATAAAAAGCAACTGTTGTCTGGAGCAATCATGGGATTATGGTTGTTTGGCGGATACGCATTACAAACATTTGGATTACTATATACAACATCTTCTAAAGCAGGCTTTATTACAGGATTGTCTGTAGTCCTGGTGCCTTTGTTCGCGATGTTCATCTTGAAACAAAAACCTAAGCCTAATGCTATTCTTGGGGTAATTGTAGCAACAGTGGGATTATACTTCTTAACAATTGGTGATTCTTTCGGAGTAAATCAAGGAGATTTGTTAGTATTTTTCTGCGCCATCTCGTTTGCACTACACATTATTGTCACTGGTAAATATAGTTCTTTTTATCCTACATTACTTTTAACTGTAACACAAATATTTACTGTAGCTTTGTTGTGTACGGTGAGCGCAATACTTTTCGAAGATTGGCAAGTCATTTTTGATCGTCAGACTATTTTGCAAGGCGAAGTTGTTTTTGCACTTGTTATCACATCATTACTAGCAACGGCAATTGCATTTTTTATTCAAACCAAATTTCAAAAGTTCACTACCCCTACCCGTGTTGCATTGATTTTCGCGATGGAACCTGTTTTTGCGGCGTTAACTGGAATCTTGGCTGCTAACGAAGCTCTTACCATCATTGCTATTCTAGGATGTCTTTTTATATTTATCGGAATGCTCTTGGCAGAACTACCTCAAAAATTTTTATTGAAAAGAAAAAAAAATTTTGAAGAAAAAATTGAACTTTAA
- a CDS encoding reverse transcriptase-like protein: protein MIEVYIDGASAGDPGPSGAGVFIKGNGIVEKYSFPLGEMSNHEAEYYSLLKGLEICIEKGYTVVSFRTDSQLVDRAIEKEYVKNKTYAPLLQQALDYSKKLDLFFLKWIPSSQNKVADQLAREAIIRNKE from the coding sequence TTGATTGAGGTGTACATTGACGGCGCTAGTGCCGGCGACCCTGGTCCATCTGGTGCCGGTGTTTTTATAAAAGGTAATGGAATTGTTGAAAAATACTCATTTCCTTTAGGTGAGATGAGTAACCATGAAGCTGAGTATTATTCGTTGTTAAAAGGACTTGAGATTTGTATTGAGAAGGGTTATACAGTTGTATCTTTTCGTACAGACTCTCAATTAGTTGATCGTGCCATAGAAAAAGAGTATGTAAAAAACAAGACATATGCACCATTGTTGCAACAAGCATTAGATTACTCGAAAAAGCTCGATTTATTCTTTTTAAAGTGGATTCCAAGTAGTCAAAACAAAGTAGCAGATCAATTAGCAAGAGAAGCAATCATAAGAAACAAAGAATAA
- a CDS encoding ribonuclease H family protein, whose product MKVMIEWIYKTPKNMEVLLTSEMMLAADALKISDDFERTGRVKELHFYDEQHLKWTKKELTKLLKEIETEPQNIVAYFDGGFDLNTNKAGLGSAIYYIQNNREYRVRANEVFDELETNNEAEYAAFWFTVLKLEEIGVRHTKVTFKGDSQVVLNQLSGDWPCFEDVLNKWLDRIEEKLKELGIRPEYSPIPRKQNSETDKLATQALEGVIVSSKLEINGK is encoded by the coding sequence ATGAAAGTAATGATAGAATGGATTTATAAAACACCAAAAAATATGGAGGTACTTCTTACCTCAGAAATGATGTTAGCTGCAGATGCATTAAAAATTTCAGATGATTTTGAAAGAACTGGTCGTGTCAAAGAGCTTCATTTTTATGATGAACAACATCTAAAGTGGACAAAAAAAGAATTAACAAAGCTACTTAAAGAAATTGAAACCGAACCACAAAACATCGTTGCTTATTTTGATGGTGGGTTTGATCTTAATACAAATAAGGCAGGCTTAGGGTCGGCTATATATTATATACAAAATAATCGAGAGTATAGAGTCAGAGCCAATGAAGTATTTGATGAATTAGAAACAAATAACGAAGCTGAGTATGCTGCATTTTGGTTTACGGTATTAAAGCTTGAAGAAATAGGTGTAAGACATACAAAGGTTACGTTTAAAGGCGATTCGCAGGTGGTTTTGAATCAACTTTCAGGAGATTGGCCATGTTTTGAAGATGTATTGAATAAATGGTTAGACCGAATAGAGGAAAAACTAAAGGAACTAGGTATACGACCTGAATATAGCCCAATCCCAAGAAAACAAAATTCAGAGACAGATAAACTAGCAACACAGGCGCTTGAGGGTGTAATTGTATCAAGTAAATTAGAAATAAATGGTAAGTAG
- a CDS encoding zinc-finger domain-containing protein, whose amino-acid sequence MDKKQILAEVGELLDTYCQECFVREHHRKEYSKSYAQEFCIKKCTVGELLREYGKKLS is encoded by the coding sequence ATGGATAAAAAGCAAATACTTGCGGAGGTTGGTGAATTACTTGATACATACTGTCAGGAATGCTTTGTAAGAGAACATCATCGGAAAGAATATAGTAAGTCATATGCGCAGGAATTCTGTATTAAGAAATGTACTGTAGGAGAGCTACTAAGAGAGTACGGAAAAAAACTTTCATAA
- the cspD gene encoding cold-shock protein CspD, producing the protein MQNGKVKWFNNEKGYGFIEVQGGDDVFVHFSAIQGEGFKSLEEGQEVSFEVVEGNRGPQAANVVKL; encoded by the coding sequence ATGCAAAACGGTAAAGTAAAATGGTTTAACAATGAAAAAGGCTACGGGTTTATTGAAGTTCAAGGTGGAGATGATGTATTCGTACATTTTTCTGCGATTCAAGGTGAGGGATTTAAATCTCTTGAAGAAGGACAAGAAGTTTCTTTTGAGGTTGTAGAAGGAAATCGTGGCCCACAGGCCGCTAATGTAGTTAAACTATAA
- a CDS encoding HD-GYP domain-containing protein yields MIEKNSHVFSITSHNSLEETPYIDESRESLVEISQYINHLYKTVKETDQIPIKEIEQYIIPLISKASTFPHLFQFFHHDYPSTEYICRHNLGVTIVSTIIAKWLDLSLRDIERVAMSALLRDIGNVKIPSTILNKPGKLTKTEFEILKEHTIFGQQLISQSEGGYEDIAIVALQHHEREGGQGYPFGLRSEQIHLFSKIVAIADIFMAMLSKRSYKEANPLFQVIKQMHHEMYGKLAPDIAIIFLRRILDLLTGQKVILSDGQTAKIIMINKYHLFKPLIQIGEEIIDLSIHPELEIERLMD; encoded by the coding sequence ATGATCGAGAAAAATAGTCATGTTTTTTCCATAACAAGTCATAATTCATTAGAAGAAACCCCTTATATTGATGAATCCAGAGAAAGTTTAGTTGAAATTAGTCAGTACATAAATCACCTTTATAAAACTGTCAAGGAAACTGACCAAATTCCTATCAAAGAGATAGAACAATATATCATTCCCTTAATATCCAAAGCTTCAACTTTTCCTCATTTATTTCAATTTTTTCACCACGATTACCCATCTACAGAGTACATTTGTCGACACAACCTAGGCGTAACCATCGTCTCTACTATAATCGCAAAATGGCTGGATCTTTCGCTAAGAGATATCGAAAGAGTAGCAATGTCAGCATTATTGCGTGATATAGGCAATGTGAAAATTCCTTCGACGATTTTAAATAAACCTGGAAAACTTACAAAAACTGAATTTGAAATACTTAAAGAACATACGATCTTTGGACAACAGTTAATTTCTCAATCTGAAGGTGGTTATGAAGATATAGCTATTGTTGCATTACAGCACCATGAACGTGAAGGTGGACAAGGTTATCCGTTTGGTTTAAGAAGTGAGCAAATTCATTTATTTTCTAAAATTGTTGCTATTGCAGATATATTTATGGCGATGTTATCCAAACGATCATATAAGGAAGCCAACCCGTTATTCCAAGTAATTAAGCAAATGCACCATGAAATGTACGGGAAATTGGCACCTGATATTGCAATTATATTTTTGAGGCGTATCCTGGATTTACTAACTGGGCAGAAGGTTATTTTAAGTGACGGACAAACTGCTAAAATTATTATGATAAATAAATATCATTTATTTAAACCATTGATACAAATCGGTGAAGAAATAATTGATCTAAGCATCCATCCAGAGCTAGAGATTGAAAGACTAATGGATTAA
- a CDS encoding DNA topoisomerase III has product MKVIIAEKPDQATKLAAPFNHKKKQGYIEISPTDLFPTGAYVTWAIGHICELLPPEEYNPQWKKWTLQTLPIIPEQFKYRVTRSKYKQFQLIKDLLLRKDVNEVIHAGDAGREGELIIRTILETAKINKPLKRLWISSLTSNSVINGFKSLLDESDTRNLFYEAKSRACADWIVGMNASRVYTLLLQQKGYSDVFSVGRVQTPTLALIVKREKEIADFKSEPFWEVLAKFEMDGKKYEGKWHKDQDSRIMTVELAQKIAAFCKDKQARISKLELERKEYQPPFLFNLSSLQATANSLFKFSPKKTLDIAQGLYTKGFISYPRSDSSFLTKEEAKIIPDIFSKLSKQEKFKEYFPTPISSILTNKRYVNEKKVTDHYAIIPTEQVPNVSKLSGDEEKVYDLIARRLIAAHYEKSVFDYTTVTTLVDERAEFISKGKQKIQDGWRKVLFDENDKKDNDIILPNLAENNIGFVKDIKIKESKTQAPNRYTEGQLITLMKTAGKHLDNEVLEKVLMKTEGLGTEATRAGIITLLKQRNYIDVQKNKVFATEKAILLIEAIGEKILSSPEMTAKWEQRLKEIGTGEASPKAFIDQTRKLSEKIVQDAVGQAVSWDFKHINFESKKFEKQNVGTELGQCILCNGKIVDKGKVYGCTNYKTSNCGFTLSKRLLGKTISQPQIKKLLINGRTDLLKGFKKGNKIFSAALEWNNEEKKIIFTFTDKQPVQSKPQKIK; this is encoded by the coding sequence TTGAAAGTTATTATTGCAGAAAAACCAGATCAAGCAACAAAATTAGCAGCTCCATTCAATCATAAGAAAAAGCAGGGTTATATTGAAATTTCTCCGACTGATTTATTTCCCACAGGTGCCTATGTAACTTGGGCAATCGGCCATATCTGTGAATTATTACCTCCAGAAGAATACAATCCGCAATGGAAAAAGTGGACTTTACAAACACTTCCAATTATTCCAGAACAATTTAAATATCGGGTAACTAGGTCAAAATACAAACAATTTCAATTGATTAAAGATCTTTTGTTAAGAAAAGACGTAAATGAAGTTATACACGCAGGTGATGCAGGGCGAGAAGGGGAATTAATTATACGAACAATTTTAGAAACGGCTAAGATTAATAAACCCCTAAAGAGGCTTTGGATTTCTTCCTTAACATCTAATTCAGTTATAAATGGATTTAAGAGTTTATTAGATGAGTCTGATACGCGGAACTTATTTTATGAGGCAAAATCAAGAGCGTGTGCTGATTGGATCGTTGGAATGAATGCCTCACGAGTTTATACGCTTTTATTGCAACAAAAAGGATATTCAGATGTTTTCTCAGTTGGCAGGGTTCAAACTCCTACCCTAGCTTTAATTGTAAAGAGAGAAAAGGAAATTGCCGATTTTAAATCTGAACCTTTTTGGGAAGTTTTAGCAAAATTCGAAATGGATGGCAAGAAATATGAAGGAAAGTGGCATAAAGACCAAGATTCAAGAATAATGACTGTGGAACTAGCTCAGAAAATAGCTGCCTTTTGCAAGGATAAACAAGCTAGAATATCAAAGCTTGAACTAGAACGAAAAGAATATCAACCACCATTTTTATTTAATTTATCTAGTCTGCAGGCAACGGCAAATAGCCTGTTTAAATTTTCACCTAAAAAAACCTTAGATATAGCACAGGGGTTATATACGAAAGGATTTATTTCTTATCCTAGATCAGATTCAAGCTTCCTCACAAAAGAGGAAGCAAAAATAATTCCAGATATCTTTTCGAAATTGAGTAAACAAGAAAAATTTAAAGAATACTTTCCAACACCAATCTCATCCATTTTAACGAATAAGAGGTATGTTAATGAAAAGAAGGTAACAGACCATTATGCAATTATTCCAACTGAACAGGTCCCTAATGTAAGTAAATTAAGTGGTGATGAAGAAAAAGTCTATGATCTTATAGCTAGACGATTGATCGCAGCACATTATGAAAAATCAGTCTTTGATTATACAACTGTCACTACTCTTGTTGATGAAAGAGCTGAGTTTATTTCTAAAGGAAAGCAAAAAATTCAGGATGGATGGCGAAAGGTCTTATTTGATGAGAATGATAAGAAGGATAATGATATTATTCTTCCAAATCTAGCTGAGAATAATATTGGGTTTGTAAAAGATATAAAAATTAAAGAGAGTAAGACACAGGCACCCAATCGTTATACAGAGGGCCAATTAATCACACTTATGAAAACAGCAGGTAAGCATCTAGATAACGAAGTATTGGAAAAAGTCTTGATGAAAACAGAAGGCTTGGGTACAGAGGCAACAAGAGCAGGAATTATAACATTACTAAAACAGCGTAATTATATTGATGTACAGAAAAATAAAGTATTCGCAACTGAAAAAGCTATTTTATTAATAGAAGCAATTGGAGAGAAAATCCTATCCTCTCCGGAAATGACTGCAAAATGGGAACAAAGGCTAAAGGAGATTGGAACGGGTGAGGCTTCCCCAAAAGCGTTTATCGACCAAACAAGAAAGCTTTCAGAGAAAATTGTTCAAGATGCAGTAGGACAAGCTGTATCGTGGGATTTTAAGCATATTAACTTTGAATCCAAAAAGTTTGAAAAACAAAATGTAGGTACTGAACTCGGACAATGTATTCTATGTAATGGAAAGATCGTTGATAAAGGAAAGGTATATGGATGCACGAATTATAAGACTAGTAATTGTGGATTTACTTTATCAAAAAGATTACTCGGAAAAACAATATCACAACCTCAAATAAAAAAACTATTAATTAATGGAAGAACAGATTTGCTAAAAGGATTTAAGAAAGGTAATAAAATATTCTCTGCTGCACTTGAATGGAATAATGAAGAGAAAAAAATTATATTCACTTTTACCGATAAACAGCCAGTACAAAGTAAACCACAAAAAATAAAGTAG
- a CDS encoding DUF3892 domain-containing protein, with amino-acid sequence MEMIDQGDISEVNSFKGKNGESYIRSNRDDDPTNNLDNLPSF; translated from the coding sequence ATGGAAATGATTGATCAGGGTGACATCTCTGAAGTAAATAGCTTTAAAGGAAAAAATGGTGAGAGTTATATACGTAGTAATCGTGATGACGATCCTACAAATAATTTAGATAATCTCCCATCATTTTAA
- the metA gene encoding homoserine O-acetyltransferase MetA yields MPINIPHNLPAKSILEQENIFVMDEDRAYRQDIRPLNILIFNIMPEKEKTETQLLRLLGNSPLQVNVAFIYPETHETKTTDKNHLEAFYRTFSQVKNKKYDGMIITGAPIEHLSFDDVTYWDELEQVMEWTKTHVTSTLHICWGAQAGLFYHYNIDKYKLPTKCTGVFYHRLLENNINLVRGFDDYYLAPHSRHTSIRLEDIQAVDELQILSVSDEAGVCLVASKDGKRIFLTGHPEYDCSTLKEEYERDQRKGLIADLPENYFPNDDPSKEPIHSWRSHANLLFSNWLNYYVYQETPYIWE; encoded by the coding sequence GTGCCGATAAATATTCCTCATAATTTACCAGCGAAGTCAATCTTAGAACAGGAAAATATCTTTGTTATGGATGAAGATCGTGCGTACCGACAAGATATCCGACCGTTAAATATACTGATTTTCAATATAATGCCTGAAAAAGAAAAAACAGAAACTCAGTTACTTAGGTTATTAGGTAACTCACCATTACAGGTCAATGTCGCTTTTATTTATCCTGAAACACATGAAACGAAAACTACCGATAAAAACCATTTGGAAGCCTTTTATCGAACTTTTTCTCAAGTAAAAAATAAGAAGTACGATGGAATGATCATTACTGGAGCGCCAATTGAGCATTTATCATTTGATGATGTTACATACTGGGATGAGTTGGAGCAGGTAATGGAGTGGACAAAAACTCATGTCACATCTACCCTCCATATTTGCTGGGGAGCACAAGCAGGCTTATTCTATCATTATAATATCGACAAATATAAACTTCCGACTAAATGTACAGGAGTTTTTTATCATCGACTTCTAGAAAATAATATTAACCTAGTTCGAGGATTTGATGATTATTATTTGGCTCCACACTCAAGACATACAAGTATTCGACTTGAGGATATACAGGCAGTTGATGAGCTGCAAATATTGTCTGTTTCAGATGAGGCTGGTGTTTGTCTTGTAGCTTCAAAGGATGGTAAGCGAATCTTTTTAACGGGACATCCTGAATACGATTGTTCAACTTTAAAAGAAGAATATGAAAGAGATCAAAGGAAAGGTCTAATCGCAGATTTACCTGAAAATTATTTTCCGAATGATGATCCTTCAAAAGAACCGATTCACTCATGGAGATCACATGCCAATTTACTATTTTCTAACTGGCTGAATTATTACGTCTATCAGGAAACACCATATATATGGGAATAG